From the genome of Mixophyes fleayi isolate aMixFle1 chromosome 2, aMixFle1.hap1, whole genome shotgun sequence, one region includes:
- the TAOK1 gene encoding serine/threonine-protein kinase TAO1, which produces MPSTSRAGSLKDPDIAELFFRDDPEKLFTDLREIGHGSFGAVYFAHDVRTNEVVAIKKMSYSGKQSNEKWQDIIKEVKFLQRIQHPNSIEYKGCYLREHTAWLVMEYCLGSASDLLEVHKKPLQENEIAAITHGALQGLGYLHSHNLIHRDIKAGNILLTEPGQVKLADFGSASIASPANSFVGTPYWMAPEVILAMDEGQYDGKVDVWSLGITCIELAERKPPLFNMNAMSALYHIAQNDSPSLQSSEWSDYFRNFVDSCLQKIPQDRPTSDELLKHMFVMRERPETVLIDLIQRTKDAVRELDNLQYRKMKKLLFQEAHNGPAVETQEEEEEQEHGVGRTGTVNSIGSNQSIPSMSISASSQSSSVNSLPDASDDKSELDMMEGDHTVMSNSSVIHLKPEEENYPEEPESRMRPSEPQSPPQVSRHKSHYRNREHFATIRTASLVTRQIQEHEQDSELREQMSGYKRMRRQHQKQLMALENKLKAEMDEHRLRLDKDLETQRNNFAAEMEKLIKKHIAAMDKELKLMANEEKKFQQHIQAQQKKELNSFLESQKREYKLRKEQLKEELNENQSTPKKEKQEWLSKQKENFQHYQAEEEANLLRRQRQYLELECRRFKRRMLLSKHNLEQDLVREELNKRQTQKDLEHAMLLRQHESMQELEFRHLNTIQRMRCELIKLQHQTELTNQLEYNKRRERELRRKHVMEVRQQPKSLKSKELQIKKQFQDTCKIQTRQYKALRNHLLETTPKNEHKAVLKRLKEEQTRKLAILAEQYDHSINEMLSTQALRLDEAQEAECQVLKMQLQQELELLNAYQSKIKMQAEAQHERELRELEQRVSLRRALLEQKIEEEMLALQNERTERIRSLLERQAREIEAFDSESMRLGFSNMILSNLSPEAFSHSYPGASGWSHNPTGGPGPHWGHPMGGPPQAWGHPMQGGPQPWGHPSGSVQGVSRGSTMGVRNSPQALRRTASGGRTEQGMSRSTSVTSQISNGSHMSYT; this is translated from the exons GCACATGATGTGCGCACCAATGAAGTGGTGGCCATCAAGAAAATGTCCTACAGTGGCAAGCAGTCTAATGAG AAATGGCAGGATATCATCAAAGAAGTGAAATTCCTTCAAAGGATACAACATCCGAACAGTATAGAGTATAAAGGCTGCTATTTAAGGGAGCACACGGCATGG CTCGTCATGGAATATTGTTTAGGATCTGCATCAGACTTACTAGAAG TACACAAAAAGCCATTGCAAGAAAATGAAATTGCAGCAATCACCCATGGGGCACTGCAGGGATTAGGTTATTTGCATTCTCATAATTTAATCCACAG AGATATCAAGGCAGGCAACATCCTTCTCACAGAGCCAGGCCAGGTGAAACTTGCTGACTTTGGGTCTGCGTCAATAGCCTCTCCAGCCAATTCATTTGTGGGGACACCATATTG GATGGCCCCAGAAGTAATCTTAGCCATGGATGAAGGACAGTATGATGGAAAAGTGGATGTTTGGTCTCTTGGGATCACTTGTATTGAATTAG CTGAAAGGAAACCTCCTTTGTTTAATATGAATGCAATGAGTGCCTTATACCACATAGCGCAGAATGATTCTCCCTCACTCCAGTCTAGTGAATG GTCTGACTACTTTCGGAACTTTGTAGATTCATGTCTCCAGAAAATTCCTCAAGACAGACCAACATCAGATGAGCTACTTAAG CACATGTTTGTCATGCGTGAACGGCCGGAAACGGTGTTAATTGACCTGATCCAGAGGACAAAAGATGCAGTCAGGGAGCTGGATAACCTACAGTACCGTAAAATGAAGAAGCTGCTTTTCCAGGAAGCCCATAATGGTCCTGCTGTGGAAACCCaagaggaggaagag GAGCAAGAACATGGCGTTGGCAGAACAGGAACAGTGAACAGCATTGGTAGTAACCAGTCTATTCCAAGCATGTCTATTAGTGCCAGTAGCCAAAGCAGTAGTGTGAATAGTCTTCCAGATGCCTCGGATGACAAGAGTGAGCTGGACATGATGGAGGGAGACCACACCGTGATGTCAAACAGCTCTGTCATCCATTTGAAACCA gAAGAGGAAAATTACCCTGAGGAACCTGAATCTAGAATGCGGCCATCAGAACCACAGTCTCCTCCCCAGGTTTCCCGCCACAAGTCTCATTATCGAAATCGAGAGCACTTTGCCACAATCCGTACAGCCTCGCTG GTGACGAGGCAGATCCAGGAGCATGAGCAAGACTCAGAGCTGCGGGAACAGATGTCCGGCTACAAGCGCATGAGGCGGCAGCACCAGAAGCAGCTGATGGCACTGGAGAATAAGCTGAAGGCGGAGATGGATGAACATCGGCTGCGGCTAGACAAAGACCTGGAAACCCAACGCAACAATTTTGCAGCAGAAATGGAAAAACTTATAAAGAAACATATAGCCGCCATGGATAAGGAG TTAAAGCTGATGGCTAATGAAGAAAAGAAATTTCAACAGCACATCCAGGCACAGCAGAAGAAAGAGCTAAACAGCTTCCTGGAGTCACAGAAGCGGGAATATAAACTGCGAAAGGAACAACTGAAAGAG GAACTAAACGAAAACCAGAGTACTCCCAAGAAAGAGAAACAAGAGTGGCTCTCAAAGCAGAAAGAAAACTTCCAGCATTACCAGGCTGAAGAAGAAGCCAATCTCCTGCGGCGTCAGAGGCAATACCTAGAGCTGGAGTGCCGTCGTTTCAAGAGACGGATGCTGCTCAGTAAACACAATCTCGAGCAAGACCTGGTTAGAGAG GAGCTGAATAAAAGACAAACGCAAAAGGACCTGGAGCACGCTATGCTGCTACGGCAGCACGAGTCAATGCAAGAATTAGAGTTTCGCCACCTCAATACTATACAGAGGATGCGTTGTGAGCTTATAAAGCTGCAGCACCAAACTGAACTCACAAACCAGCTGGAATACAATAAGAGACGAGAGCGGGAATTAAGGCGCAAACATGTCATGGAGGTCCGGCAGCAACCCAAGAGTCTCAAG TCTAAAGAACTACAGATTAAGAAGCAGTTCCAGGACACTTGCAAGATTCAGACGCGGCAGTATAAAGCTTTGAGAAACCACCTTTTGGAAACCACACCAAAGAATGAACACAAAGCCGTTCTCAAGCGGCTGAAAGAAGAGCAAACCCGCAAGCTGGCGATATTAGCTGAGCAGTATGACCATAGCATTAATGAGATGTTATCTACACAAGCA CTGCGCCTGGACGAGGCACAGGAAGCAGAGTGCCAGGTTTTGAAGATGCAGCTGCAGCAAGAACTGGAGCTACTAAATGCTTATCAGAGCAAAATTAAGATGCAAGCGGAGGCCCAACACGAGCGAGAGTTACGTGAACTGGAACAAAGGGTTTCCCTCCGGAGGGCTCTTCTTGAACAAAAG ATTGAAGAGGAAATGCTAGCTCTTCAGAATGAGCGAACAGAGCGAATACGGAGTCTTCTGGAACGTCAAGCTCGGGAAATTGAAGCATTTGACTCTGAAAGCATGAGGCTAGGTTTTAGCAACATGATACTTTCCAATCTCTCCCCCGAGGCGTTCAGCCACAGCTACCCGGGAGCTTCTGGCTGGTCCCACAATCCCACTGGAGGCCCTGGACCTCATTGGGGTCACCCCATGGGAGGCCCACCACAAGCCTGGGGCCACCCAATGCAAGGTGGGCCCCAACCATGGGGTCATCCCTCAGGGTCTGTGCAAGGTGTCTCTCGTGGTAGTACAATGGGTGTCCGCAACAGCCCCCAGGCTCTGAGGCGGACAGCTTCTGGGGGACGGACAGAGCAGGGAATGAGCAGGAGCACAAGTGTTACTTCACAGATATCCAATGGTTCACACATGTCTTATACATAA